A stretch of Aerococcaceae bacterium zg-252 DNA encodes these proteins:
- the allC gene encoding allantoate deiminase gives MTIITPQEIDRVMDWISSISDKPGMKGTTRLLYSESWKTAQNELKELFESEGMKVEFDSVGNMFATIEGEESPESIIATGSHIDTVVNGGRLDGQLGIMAGYLAIKSLIEKYGKPKKSLRIISMAEEEGSRFPYVFWGSKNIFGLANKEDVENIKDGEGIGFEKAMHDAGFDYLASEPKYNNMDAFIELHIEQGNFLENSNLKVGVVNAIVGQKRYTVKLFGEANHAGTTLMGYRHDVVDCYAKIVSEVIDEAKRLGDPLVVTFGNINVKPNVVNVVPGEIEFSIDTRHTDQEQLNQFAKYIENTIAKYANERDITFDINNWMNEAPVPMDEHIVNVIENACKKHELSYKVMHSGAGHDSQIFAPRVPTAMIFVPSIKGISHNPEEHTEAIDIVQGVEALEEALKELAY, from the coding sequence ATGACTATAATAACACCACAAGAAATAGATCGTGTTATGGACTGGATTTCAAGTATTTCTGATAAACCAGGTATGAAAGGTACAACAAGATTATTATATAGTGAATCTTGGAAAACTGCTCAAAATGAGTTGAAAGAATTATTTGAGAGTGAAGGTATGAAAGTTGAATTCGATTCGGTAGGGAATATGTTTGCCACTATTGAAGGTGAAGAGTCACCCGAATCAATTATTGCGACCGGATCTCATATCGATACAGTGGTCAATGGTGGTCGATTAGACGGTCAATTAGGAATTATGGCAGGTTATCTTGCAATCAAATCATTGATTGAGAAATATGGAAAACCTAAGAAGTCATTACGTATTATTTCAATGGCTGAAGAAGAAGGCTCAAGATTCCCATATGTATTTTGGGGTTCAAAAAACATTTTCGGTTTAGCTAACAAAGAAGATGTAGAAAATATTAAAGACGGTGAAGGTATAGGCTTTGAAAAAGCAATGCATGATGCTGGTTTTGATTATCTTGCATCTGAACCGAAATATAATAATATGGACGCATTTATTGAATTGCATATTGAACAAGGTAATTTTTTAGAAAACTCAAATTTAAAAGTTGGTGTAGTAAATGCTATTGTAGGGCAAAAGAGATATACAGTGAAACTGTTCGGCGAGGCAAATCATGCAGGTACAACGTTAATGGGATATCGACATGATGTGGTCGATTGCTATGCAAAAATTGTGTCTGAAGTAATTGATGAAGCAAAAAGACTGGGAGATCCTTTAGTTGTAACCTTTGGTAATATCAATGTTAAACCGAATGTTGTGAATGTTGTCCCAGGTGAAATTGAGTTTTCTATTGATACTCGACATACAGATCAAGAGCAATTAAATCAATTTGCAAAATATATAGAAAATACAATTGCAAAATATGCAAACGAAAGAGATATAACATTTGATATTAATAATTGGATGAATGAAGCACCTGTTCCAATGGATGAGCACATTGTGAATGTTATTGAAAATGCGTGTAAAAAGCATGAATTATCTTATAAAGTAATGCATTCTGGAGCTGGACATGATTCACAAATTTTTGCTCCAAGAGTACCTACGGCAATGATTTTTGTGCCATCAATTAAAGGAATTAGTCATAATCCGGAAGAACATACAGAAGCAATTGATATTGTACAAGGTGTAGAAGCTTTAGAAGAAGCGTTAAAAGAATTAGCATATTAA
- a CDS encoding dicarboxylate/amino acid:cation symporter — protein MKKVISLPTQILIALILGIICGLLVGPAIEPIKILGDIFLRLIQMSVVVMIMGAVIEAVGSLNPKELGSLGWKMAVWFLGGTLFAACIAIFFGFILKPGVGVQMDLSTNLAVAPINELTLYETILNFFPTNIIKSMAEANMIHVIIFSVLFGLGISILSVEKDVSTVKKMVNEFNQIIVKMITIIMKMAPLGIFALLSWVTGTIGLSVMIPLSKFLITMALTTLIYLVMWILLTASICKVNPLLLARKLTGMTIMAFTTTSSAITLPIKMRDQETLLGVSKRVSGLVGPLGMVMNSNGLAIFLALAAITLSQMYGIEISVSQAFSIVLLSTLATLGTVAVPGGGLVALAIVIPAVGLPIESVAILAGIDWFSGMFRTVLNVDADATIAMILAKSENELDDEILNREI, from the coding sequence ATGAAAAAAGTTATTAGTTTACCAACGCAAATATTGATTGCATTAATACTTGGTATTATTTGTGGTTTATTGGTTGGACCGGCTATTGAACCGATAAAGATATTGGGGGACATCTTTTTAAGACTAATTCAAATGTCTGTTGTGGTTATGATTATGGGAGCTGTCATTGAAGCTGTGGGTTCATTAAATCCCAAAGAATTGGGAAGTTTAGGGTGGAAAATGGCGGTATGGTTTTTAGGTGGAACATTGTTTGCAGCTTGTATTGCCATTTTCTTTGGTTTTATATTGAAACCTGGTGTAGGTGTTCAAATGGATTTATCAACCAATTTAGCAGTTGCTCCTATAAATGAATTAACATTATACGAGACAATTTTAAACTTTTTTCCAACTAATATAATAAAATCTATGGCAGAAGCAAACATGATACATGTTATCATTTTCTCGGTATTATTCGGTTTAGGAATCAGTATTTTATCGGTAGAAAAAGATGTTAGTACTGTCAAAAAAATGGTAAATGAATTTAATCAAATAATTGTAAAAATGATTACTATAATAATGAAAATGGCTCCTTTAGGAATTTTCGCATTATTATCATGGGTAACAGGAACAATTGGATTAAGTGTGATGATTCCATTAAGTAAGTTTCTTATAACTATGGCACTCACTACACTTATATATTTAGTGATGTGGATTTTACTTACTGCATCTATATGCAAAGTAAATCCATTACTCTTGGCAAGAAAATTGACTGGTATGACGATAATGGCGTTTACTACGACTTCATCAGCAATTACATTACCAATTAAAATGAGAGATCAAGAAACATTACTAGGTGTAAGTAAAAGGGTATCAGGCTTAGTAGGACCATTAGGAATGGTTATGAATAGTAATGGACTCGCTATTTTCTTAGCGTTAGCAGCTATTACTTTATCTCAGATGTATGGCATTGAAATTTCAGTTTCTCAGGCATTTTCTATTGTATTATTATCTACACTTGCAACTTTGGGGACGGTTGCTGTACCAGGGGGAGGTTTAGTAGCATTAGCTATTGTTATTCCTGCAGTAGGATTACCTATAGAAAGTGTTGCAATTTTAGCAGGAATAGATTGGTTTTCTGGTATGTTTAGAACTGTTTTAAATGTAGATGCGGATGCAACCATAGCAATGATTTTAGCTAAGTCAGAAAATGAATTAGATGATGAAATCTTAAATAGAGAGATATAA
- the arcC gene encoding carbamate kinase: MKKKVLVALGGNAILSDDPSAAAQIQAVEKTMDYLVELVKEGHQLIISHGNGPQVGNILLQQVAADSEKNPAMPLDTCVAMTQGSIGFWLQNAMKKKLTSLNIEKEVISVVTQVKVDKNDPAFTHLTKPIGPFYSEAEKIELEAKSNDKFIEDAGRGFRKVVASPKPVDIIEANVIKKLVNNDVITIAVGGGGIPVVEEEGQLVGVEAVIDKDFASAKLAELIDADVLLILTGVDNVYINFNKPNQQKLENITIKQAKEWIEEGQFAPGSMLPKIEAAIEFVENKADGVAVITSLTNVQNYFNGGSATVLSNK; this comes from the coding sequence ATGAAGAAAAAAGTATTAGTTGCTTTAGGTGGTAATGCTATTTTATCTGATGATCCGTCAGCAGCAGCACAAATTCAAGCTGTTGAAAAGACAATGGATTATTTAGTAGAATTGGTTAAAGAAGGTCATCAACTTATTATTAGTCACGGTAATGGCCCACAAGTTGGAAACATCTTGTTACAACAAGTGGCAGCTGATTCTGAAAAAAATCCTGCCATGCCTCTTGATACCTGCGTTGCGATGACACAGGGTAGCATTGGGTTTTGGTTACAAAATGCAATGAAGAAAAAATTAACTTCGTTAAATATTGAAAAAGAAGTTATCTCTGTGGTGACACAAGTAAAAGTAGATAAGAATGACCCAGCATTTACGCATTTAACAAAACCAATTGGACCTTTTTATTCGGAAGCAGAAAAAATAGAGCTAGAAGCAAAATCAAATGATAAATTTATTGAAGATGCTGGACGTGGTTTTCGTAAAGTAGTTGCCTCTCCAAAACCGGTTGATATTATTGAAGCAAATGTGATTAAAAAACTTGTTAATAATGATGTGATTACAATTGCTGTTGGTGGTGGTGGAATACCAGTTGTTGAAGAAGAAGGGCAATTGGTAGGCGTTGAGGCTGTTATTGATAAAGATTTTGCATCTGCGAAATTAGCTGAATTAATCGATGCTGATGTGTTATTAATTTTGACTGGTGTCGATAACGTATATATTAACTTTAATAAACCAAATCAACAAAAACTTGAAAATATTACAATTAAACAAGCAAAAGAGTGGATAGAAGAGGGACAATTTGCTCCTGGAAGTATGTTGCCTAAAATTGAAGCGGCAATAGAATTTGTGGAAAACAAAGCAGACGGTGTTGCAGTTATAACATCATTAACGAATGTTCAAAATTACTTTAATGGTGGTTCTGCGACAGTATTGTCAAACAAATGA
- a CDS encoding alpha/beta hydrolase has product MYKKILTVINHSAYSIQMTHYFNDLTPNNKIILYLHGGGLIFGKRDDLPEEYMTLFLNNGYSIVTLDYLLAPESKLNSILNVLEETIQTLIDNADTYFDYHQPLFFFFGRSAGAYLSLLMASRLTSSKLAGLILFYGYYTLNDANFLYSNRQFNQYLDVNENILASLYSKEPITQEQNINRYLIYLDARKKGKWLDYLLDDKTESNQFSLTGQELSNLPPAILVHSTNDPDVPYRQSIKMQQLIKNAQLITIQGNEHDFDRMDKIKGIEIYSKVVEWLERLSTGV; this is encoded by the coding sequence ATGTACAAAAAAATATTAACTGTAATCAATCATTCAGCCTATTCTATACAGATGACGCATTACTTTAATGACTTAACACCTAATAACAAAATTATTTTATATCTTCATGGTGGTGGCCTAATTTTCGGAAAACGAGATGATTTACCAGAAGAATATATGACTTTATTTCTGAATAATGGCTATTCAATTGTAACGCTTGACTATCTATTAGCACCGGAATCTAAATTAAATAGCATCTTAAATGTTTTAGAAGAAACAATTCAAACGCTAATAGATAATGCTGATACTTATTTTGACTATCACCAACCTTTATTTTTCTTTTTTGGAAGATCCGCTGGAGCTTACTTATCACTTTTAATGGCAAGTCGTTTGACATCTTCCAAACTTGCTGGCTTAATTTTATTTTATGGTTACTACACTTTGAACGATGCTAATTTCCTATATTCAAATCGACAATTTAATCAATATCTTGATGTAAACGAAAACATATTAGCATCTTTATACTCTAAAGAACCTATTACACAAGAGCAAAATATCAATCGCTATCTCATCTATCTTGATGCTCGAAAAAAAGGAAAATGGCTCGATTATTTATTGGATGACAAGACTGAGTCAAATCAATTTTCTCTAACTGGACAGGAATTATCAAATTTACCACCTGCCATTTTAGTTCATTCAACTAATGATCCCGATGTTCCTTATCGTCAATCAATTAAAATGCAACAACTTATCAAAAATGCACAACTCATTACGATTCAAGGAAATGAACATGATTTTGACAGAATGGATAAAATTAAAGGTATCGAAATATATTCAAAAGTTGTGGAATGGTTGGAGAGACTATCTACAGGAGTTTGA
- a CDS encoding (S)-ureidoglycine aminohydrolase, producing the protein MGYKNNNIGYRDSLLETRAVVKKGLYAILPHDGLVNNSIPGFENVRISILGSAALGASFNDYIAEFLENGRNTRGFGGEGLETFVYVISGKLEVSNDAQEKYLLEDGGYAFFPVNEKMYFANAQTETTEVFLYQRRYEALEGYSAYKVVGNKADLQPIEYEGMKDVLLWDFLPTGDFGFDMNIHILEFQPGASHGYVETHYQEHGAYLLSGQGMYNLDNEWFPVEKGDYIFMGRYSLQCAYAVGRDEPLAYIYSKDANRNPVL; encoded by the coding sequence ATGGGCTATAAAAATAATAATATTGGGTACAGAGATAGTTTATTAGAAACACGTGCTGTTGTAAAAAAAGGTTTATATGCAATTTTACCACATGATGGTTTAGTCAATAATTCGATTCCGGGATTTGAAAATGTTAGAATTTCTATTTTAGGATCAGCAGCTTTAGGTGCAAGTTTCAACGATTATATTGCAGAATTTTTAGAAAATGGTAGAAATACTAGAGGTTTTGGTGGCGAAGGTCTTGAAACATTTGTGTATGTTATTTCTGGTAAATTAGAAGTATCGAATGATGCACAAGAAAAGTATCTACTAGAAGATGGGGGATATGCATTCTTCCCTGTAAATGAAAAAATGTATTTTGCAAATGCTCAAACTGAAACAACGGAAGTATTTTTATACCAAAGAAGATATGAGGCACTTGAAGGATATAGTGCTTATAAAGTTGTAGGTAATAAAGCTGATTTACAACCGATTGAATATGAAGGCATGAAAGATGTTTTATTATGGGATTTCTTACCGACAGGTGATTTTGGTTTTGATATGAACATTCATATTTTAGAATTTCAACCGGGTGCTAGTCATGGATATGTTGAAACACACTATCAAGAACATGGTGCTTACCTATTATCTGGACAAGGTATGTACAACTTAGATAATGAATGGTTCCCAGTAGAAAAAGGTGATTACATCTTTATGGGACGTTATTCATTGCAATGTGCGTATGCAGTAGGACGTGATGAGCCTTTAGCATATATTTATTCTAAAGACGCTAATCGTAATCCTGTTTTATAA
- the fdrA gene encoding acyl-CoA synthetase FdrA, translated as MLLTKIQKGNYQDSINLMLLSAELNGVEGVIQAQVMMATDANKDIFKGAGLYTDELAAAGPNDMAVVVETNDESVLETVLTKIDQFLNDLSSKKAVDQQVSVDNWEDALTALPDANMALVSIPGEYAAFEIENALDRGLHVFSFSDNIPIEDEVRLKEKAHQKGLLLMGPDCGTGVISSIPMAFTNVINPGNIGIVGASGTGIQEVTTIIDRLGGGVVHAIGTGGRDLKEPVGARTMMDAIIALEHHPLTDVICIISKPPAQAVRDEVVALLQSISKPVVAIFLGEKPTEHIGNIYFGYTLEETAKIAVDLANGSIIKDNYTEELSNQVNSTLEGKTVKGLYSGGTLANEAATLIADALDLGSIQNKEGYILNTQGFQVMDLGDDIYTQGKPHPMIDPSVRVAKLKEAFEDTTTGVILLDVVLGYGSHPDMANALAPTIKEYLEKARVANRELYIVGTVTGTNNDPQNYNKAVNDLKDAGVLVESTNAKAVRLALHLMGVQYRFADKKHTAFTGEKKELPTPSQKVLELLNSTPRVINIGLESFVEPIEKFGGKAIQYTWRPIAGGNKKLIRILNQLNEHAEAINEANEKVIGRMKESQPYLVDVKYAKEVIPELNTDEKVVLHAGPPILFENMTGPMQGSVIGAMIFEGWAKDHEEARVQLEAGEVKFIPCHHVGAVGPMGGITTANFPVLVVENKIDGTTGYCIMNEGIGTVLRFGANNEEVINRLNWMRDVLGPVLGKALRTIDGGINVNVMIAKAIAMGDEFHQRNIAASLVFLKEISPIIVGLDIPAEEKQAVIQFLADTDQFFLNIAMATGKAIVDYARKFEKGTIVTTMARNGENFGIRIAEFGDRWFTAPVNTPKGLYFTGFSEEDGNKDIGDSAITETIGLGGSAIVAAPGVTRFIGAGGFQDAVRISNEQAKIVSSQNSAWTIPTWDFKGANLGIDIRKVVETGIEPIINTGIAHKNAGVGQVGAGTVTAPLACFEKALVAYAESLGIKVDD; from the coding sequence TTGTTACTTACAAAAATTCAAAAAGGTAATTATCAAGATTCAATAAATTTAATGTTGTTATCAGCTGAATTGAATGGCGTAGAGGGTGTCATTCAAGCACAGGTAATGATGGCAACAGATGCAAATAAAGATATTTTTAAAGGAGCAGGTCTTTATACAGATGAGTTGGCTGCAGCTGGTCCTAATGATATGGCAGTGGTAGTAGAAACAAACGATGAATCTGTACTTGAAACAGTATTAACAAAGATTGATCAATTTTTAAATGATTTATCTAGTAAAAAGGCGGTTGATCAACAAGTCAGCGTAGATAATTGGGAAGATGCTTTGACAGCTTTACCAGATGCTAATATGGCATTAGTTTCAATTCCAGGTGAATATGCAGCATTTGAGATTGAAAATGCATTAGATAGAGGACTACATGTATTTTCATTTTCAGACAATATTCCAATTGAAGATGAGGTTCGTTTAAAAGAAAAAGCACATCAAAAAGGCTTATTATTAATGGGTCCAGATTGTGGTACTGGTGTTATTTCAAGTATTCCTATGGCATTTACTAATGTTATTAATCCAGGAAATATTGGAATTGTTGGAGCTTCAGGTACAGGTATTCAAGAAGTGACGACAATTATTGACCGTTTAGGTGGTGGTGTTGTTCATGCGATTGGTACAGGTGGTCGTGATTTGAAAGAACCTGTTGGAGCAAGAACAATGATGGATGCAATAATTGCTTTAGAGCATCATCCTTTGACAGATGTTATTTGTATTATTTCAAAACCACCTGCACAAGCTGTACGTGACGAGGTAGTAGCATTATTACAATCAATTTCAAAACCAGTAGTAGCAATCTTTTTAGGAGAAAAACCAACTGAACATATTGGAAATATTTATTTTGGATATACGCTTGAAGAAACAGCAAAAATTGCAGTTGATTTAGCAAATGGATCAATTATTAAAGATAACTATACAGAGGAATTGAGTAATCAAGTAAATTCAACCTTAGAAGGAAAAACTGTTAAAGGTTTGTATTCCGGAGGAACTTTAGCGAATGAAGCAGCTACTCTAATTGCTGATGCATTAGATTTAGGCTCAATTCAAAATAAAGAAGGATATATATTAAATACGCAAGGATTCCAAGTAATGGATTTGGGTGATGATATCTATACTCAAGGTAAACCACATCCAATGATTGATCCGTCAGTACGTGTTGCGAAGTTGAAAGAAGCATTTGAAGATACGACAACCGGTGTTATTTTATTAGATGTTGTATTAGGATACGGTTCACATCCTGATATGGCTAATGCATTAGCACCGACGATTAAAGAGTATCTTGAAAAAGCAAGAGTAGCAAATCGTGAACTATATATTGTTGGGACTGTGACAGGTACTAATAATGACCCTCAAAATTATAATAAAGCAGTTAATGATTTAAAAGATGCTGGTGTATTAGTAGAATCAACGAATGCTAAAGCAGTTCGATTGGCTCTACATTTAATGGGAGTTCAATATAGATTTGCAGATAAGAAACATACTGCGTTTACTGGTGAGAAAAAAGAATTACCGACACCAAGTCAAAAAGTTTTAGAATTATTGAATAGTACACCACGTGTTATCAATATTGGTTTAGAAAGTTTTGTTGAACCAATTGAAAAATTTGGTGGTAAAGCCATTCAATATACATGGAGACCAATTGCTGGTGGAAATAAAAAATTAATTCGTATTTTGAATCAGTTAAATGAGCATGCAGAAGCAATTAATGAAGCAAATGAAAAAGTGATTGGACGTATGAAGGAATCACAGCCATATTTAGTGGATGTAAAATATGCTAAAGAAGTGATTCCAGAGTTAAATACTGACGAAAAAGTAGTTTTACATGCAGGTCCACCAATTCTATTTGAAAATATGACCGGTCCGATGCAAGGTTCAGTGATTGGTGCTATGATTTTTGAAGGTTGGGCAAAAGACCATGAAGAAGCGCGAGTACAACTTGAGGCAGGAGAAGTTAAATTTATTCCATGTCATCATGTTGGAGCCGTTGGACCTATGGGTGGTATAACAACTGCGAATTTCCCTGTATTGGTTGTGGAAAATAAAATAGACGGTACAACGGGATACTGTATCATGAATGAAGGTATCGGTACTGTTTTACGATTCGGTGCGAATAATGAAGAAGTAATTAATCGTTTGAACTGGATGCGTGATGTTTTAGGACCAGTATTAGGAAAAGCATTACGTACTATTGATGGAGGCATTAATGTCAATGTTATGATTGCAAAAGCAATTGCGATGGGAGATGAATTCCATCAACGAAATATTGCTGCATCATTAGTGTTCTTAAAAGAGATTTCTCCTATTATTGTGGGATTAGATATACCTGCTGAAGAAAAACAAGCTGTAATTCAATTTTTAGCAGATACAGATCAATTTTTCTTAAATATTGCAATGGCGACAGGAAAAGCAATTGTGGATTATGCAAGAAAATTTGAAAAAGGTACAATTGTTACAACTATGGCGAGAAATGGTGAAAACTTTGGTATCCGTATTGCAGAATTTGGAGATCGTTGGTTCACTGCACCGGTAAATACTCCAAAAGGTCTATACTTCACAGGATTTAGTGAAGAAGATGGAAATAAAGATATCGGTGACTCTGCTATTACTGAAACGATTGGATTGGGTGGTTCAGCTATTGTAGCAGCACCAGGAGTGACTCGTTTTATTGGAGCTGGTGGATTCCAAGATGCTGTTCGAATTTCCAATGAACAAGCTAAAATTGTATCAAGTCAAAATTCTGCTTGGACTATTCCAACATGGGATTTCAAAGGAGCAAATTTAGGTATTGATATTCGTAAAGTTGTAGAAACTGGTATTGAACCAATTATTAATACAGGGATTGCACATAAAAATGCTGGTGTCGGTCAAGTAGGTGCCGGAACTGTTACAGCTCCACTTGCGTGTTTCGAAAAAGCTTTAGTGGCTTATGCAGAATCATTAGGTATTAAAGTGGATGATTAA
- a CDS encoding MFS transporter has protein sequence METTAKTYPANYWKRIVFTFCMGWTIIWIYRAMLSPIYSEIQGTIGQQSNAAMGLISSCYFFGYTALQIPSGFLVDKFGQKKVLIPGFIFFALGVFSIAFARNLMMIYLGAVAAGVGCGTYYGAAFSLTAQHVPAEKKGFSTAIVNSGSALGMILGLTGSSFVVKQLQLPWQTMVFISAGLIVFLVIWFAVMIIDSSKVPVQSVTTSKVEEMEKVENEVVENFAPVTETKGGLFKKELLASYLLYFTTCYAYYLIVTWLPNFLESERGITGSMIGVITSMIAVTAVPGALFFAKLSDKHKNNKEKIIIGLEIAAFILVAGSILASNASILAIVLLAYGFLGKLAVDPVLISFVSDKAEPGKMASTLGTFNFFGMSSSVVAPWLTGLIIDKTGSGEIGFYIGAGLLIFGTIVFLIASKRAANRV, from the coding sequence ATGGAAACAACAGCAAAAACATATCCAGCAAATTACTGGAAACGTATTGTATTTACATTTTGTATGGGTTGGACAATCATTTGGATTTATAGAGCAATGTTATCACCAATTTATTCAGAAATACAAGGAACAATAGGTCAGCAGTCAAATGCTGCTATGGGGTTAATTTCTTCTTGTTATTTTTTTGGTTATACAGCTTTACAAATACCGTCAGGATTTTTAGTTGATAAATTTGGACAGAAAAAAGTTTTAATTCCAGGTTTTATATTTTTTGCATTGGGCGTTTTTTCAATTGCTTTTGCTAGAAATTTAATGATGATTTACTTAGGTGCTGTAGCAGCTGGTGTGGGTTGTGGTACATATTATGGTGCGGCTTTCTCATTGACTGCTCAACATGTACCAGCAGAGAAAAAAGGATTTTCAACTGCTATTGTTAACTCTGGATCAGCACTAGGGATGATTTTAGGTTTAACGGGATCATCATTTGTTGTAAAACAATTACAATTACCTTGGCAAACAATGGTATTTATTTCAGCAGGGCTGATTGTATTTTTAGTAATTTGGTTTGCTGTAATGATTATTGATTCTTCTAAAGTACCTGTACAAAGTGTAACAACTAGTAAAGTAGAAGAAATGGAAAAAGTTGAAAATGAAGTCGTTGAAAACTTTGCTCCTGTTACAGAAACAAAAGGTGGTCTATTTAAAAAAGAACTACTAGCTTCTTATTTATTATATTTTACAACATGTTATGCGTATTATTTAATTGTTACTTGGTTACCTAATTTCTTAGAATCTGAGCGTGGAATTACTGGATCAATGATTGGGGTTATTACGTCAATGATCGCAGTTACAGCTGTTCCGGGTGCATTATTCTTTGCAAAATTATCAGATAAGCATAAAAATAATAAAGAAAAAATTATTATTGGATTAGAAATTGCTGCTTTTATTTTAGTAGCAGGTTCAATTTTAGCTTCAAATGCTTCAATTTTAGCGATTGTATTATTGGCATATGGATTTTTGGGTAAATTAGCAGTAGATCCTGTTTTAATTTCTTTTGTATCAGATAAAGCAGAGCCAGGAAAAATGGCATCAACTTTAGGTACTTTTAACTTTTTCGGTATGTCATCTTCAGTTGTTGCACCTTGGTTAACTGGATTAATTATTGATAAAACTGGTTCAGGAGAAATTGGCTTTTATATTGGAGCAGGACTTTTAATTTTTGGTACTATCGTATTTTTAATTGCATCAAAGAGAGCAGCTAACCGAGTTTAA
- a CDS encoding DUF2877 domain-containing protein, translated as MINQIVVTDSIDVSNYLYSLLLEHQLFRVVSIFKSGFNIKPVKSSRPFDLIYVSISDENRFSVLNCGLKDIELFKYILENLHLDDRIVFTPKKMVIYSINQLISIKLKQINYIDTSILDCQLSKDDLIYFKENLSYCHYVHQSGFDLPRLNQILKEWHSLGFHKDAFEKFFPLIEKLIGNGKGLTPSGDDFLQGYLLALKLTGQNSDEFEKILFDLLLTHTTTDVSWAYYAALSRQYTSTMWLNLVRAVKSKNIREAEKAIDTILNIGHTSGQDMLIGFLSLIDKI; from the coding sequence ATGATTAATCAAATTGTAGTGACGGATTCAATAGATGTGAGTAATTATTTATACTCTCTACTATTAGAACATCAACTATTTAGGGTCGTATCAATTTTTAAAAGTGGCTTTAATATTAAGCCTGTTAAAAGTAGTCGACCGTTTGATTTAATTTATGTTTCAATTTCAGATGAAAATCGATTTTCAGTTTTAAATTGTGGATTAAAAGATATTGAATTATTTAAATATATACTTGAAAACTTACATCTGGATGATCGAATTGTTTTTACCCCTAAAAAAATGGTGATATATTCGATTAATCAATTAATCTCAATAAAATTAAAGCAAATAAATTATATTGATACGAGTATATTAGACTGCCAATTAAGTAAGGATGATTTAATTTATTTTAAGGAAAATCTCTCATACTGTCATTATGTTCATCAATCTGGATTTGACTTGCCAAGGTTAAATCAGATATTAAAGGAGTGGCATTCGTTAGGATTTCATAAAGATGCGTTTGAAAAATTCTTCCCATTAATCGAGAAACTAATCGGTAATGGAAAAGGGCTGACTCCTTCTGGTGATGATTTTTTGCAAGGATATTTATTGGCGTTAAAATTAACAGGACAAAATTCAGATGAATTTGAAAAGATATTGTTTGATTTATTACTGACTCATACAACTACTGATGTGAGTTGGGCATATTACGCAGCACTCAGTCGGCAATATACTTCAACAATGTGGTTGAATTTGGTAAGAGCAGTAAAAAGTAAGAATATAAGGGAAGCGGAAAAAGCGATTGATACTATCTTGAACATTGGACATACCTCTGGACAGGATATGTTAATAGGTTTTCTATCTCTGATTGATAAAATATAA